A single genomic interval of Croceibacter atlanticus HTCC2559 harbors:
- a CDS encoding UvrD-helicase domain-containing protein, whose product MQDAPFKIYNASAGSGKTFSLVRDYLSLLFSAKKTDAFRSILAITFTNKAVAEMKSRIVENLIAFSKDNTQDDYLAMLNAVANSTNISQDLIKTRSVILLKKLIHNYAAFEISTIDGFTHRVLRTFAKDLGLPSNFEVTMQVDDILHEAVDKLIAKAGEDKELTKVLIDFALSKADDDKSWDISRELYSIAKLLTKENNLDHLKAFENKDLKDFKTYTKTLNDKKQDITSAIKQIAENVFNLLNENGILPEYAFTGKYAYKYFNNLKEGNLGKLTFTAGWQNDLINGTKPIYSKSSKDLSKEQKSILDGLKQPIGSYFEDSKNKVLLLNFIEHISKNIIPLSLLNSIKKEVEAIKKERGLLLISEFNNTIANAIKGQPAPFIYERLGERYRHFFIDEFQDTSELQWQNIIPLAENPLISLDEDENQGSLLLVGDAKQSIYRWRGGKAEQFINLCNKISPFSINPEVTNLPNNFRSLPQVVNFNNALFKHIAQYFKVEDYESLYEKSPQEIIKKDKGYVNLKFFDLKNKEEENEVFPEEVLKIIKECEALGYKKSDICILNRNRKEGVVIADYLSEKGISLISSETLLVKNSKEVLFIIDVLKLIKNPKDALTKVNLLHYLIASEKIQKDETQFILESLQKDHEDFYSSLEQYNINFDHNLLTSLALYDALEYIISSFNLLQSSNAYLQYFLDFAFDYGNQNVGGIHGFLEHWSQHEDKLSIVVPKGEDAVQLLTIHRAKGLEFPVVIYPYASENILDTKMDDIWVNLKDPYNDIPKAYISASSKLETLDESMAVPYEYLLNEKQMDGVNVLYVALTRAKEQLYVLSKKDINSKGVVNTKTVSGLLIDFLINENIWDNTQTSFHFGEPHFKVSTESSSSQATQTQSKVETLPFKERSITLSTNSGRLWGTTQQEAIDEGILIHDIMANINSVSDLESAINLFVDKGILPNDDVLRVRKKVKTIIMHPELNTYFKEANKNYNERDLVSRDGKILRPDRINVVENNTAVIIDYKTGVFNEQNERQVKEYKKALEDIGYTVTKTILVYTNESLTIKNV is encoded by the coding sequence ATGCAAGATGCTCCCTTCAAAATTTATAACGCTTCAGCAGGATCTGGTAAAACCTTTTCCTTGGTTAGAGATTACCTCTCTTTATTGTTTTCAGCTAAAAAAACAGATGCTTTCAGGTCCATTTTAGCAATAACCTTTACAAACAAGGCCGTTGCTGAAATGAAATCTAGAATTGTTGAAAACCTTATAGCGTTTTCAAAAGATAATACGCAAGATGATTATTTGGCCATGTTAAATGCCGTTGCCAATAGTACTAATATTAGTCAGGATCTTATAAAAACAAGATCTGTAATCCTACTAAAAAAACTAATTCATAATTACGCAGCCTTCGAGATTTCAACAATTGATGGCTTTACGCATAGAGTATTAAGAACATTTGCCAAAGATTTAGGGTTACCTTCTAATTTTGAGGTCACTATGCAGGTAGATGATATTTTGCACGAAGCTGTAGATAAGCTAATAGCAAAAGCTGGAGAAGATAAAGAGCTCACTAAAGTTTTAATAGATTTTGCATTAAGTAAAGCAGATGATGACAAAAGTTGGGACATTTCAAGAGAACTATACAGCATTGCAAAGCTGTTAACTAAAGAAAACAACCTTGATCATTTAAAGGCTTTTGAGAATAAAGACTTAAAAGATTTTAAAACTTACACTAAAACTTTAAATGACAAAAAACAAGATATTACAAGCGCTATTAAGCAAATTGCAGAAAATGTCTTTAATCTTTTAAATGAGAATGGCATTTTACCTGAATATGCATTTACTGGTAAGTATGCATATAAATATTTTAATAACCTTAAAGAAGGAAACTTAGGGAAACTAACATTTACTGCAGGCTGGCAAAATGATTTAATAAATGGCACAAAGCCAATTTATTCAAAATCCAGCAAAGACTTAAGTAAAGAACAAAAAAGTATTTTAGATGGCCTTAAACAACCAATTGGATCATATTTTGAAGACTCGAAAAACAAGGTTCTTTTACTTAATTTTATAGAGCACATTTCCAAAAACATTATTCCACTTTCTTTACTAAACAGCATTAAAAAAGAGGTTGAAGCAATTAAGAAAGAACGTGGTTTATTACTCATTTCAGAATTTAACAACACAATTGCAAATGCTATAAAAGGACAACCTGCACCATTTATATACGAACGTTTAGGTGAACGGTATAGACATTTTTTTATAGATGAATTTCAAGACACCTCAGAATTGCAATGGCAAAATATTATTCCATTAGCAGAAAATCCTCTAATTAGTTTAGATGAAGATGAAAATCAAGGAAGTTTATTGTTGGTAGGAGATGCCAAGCAAAGTATATATAGGTGGCGTGGTGGCAAAGCAGAACAGTTTATAAATTTATGTAATAAGATATCGCCGTTTTCTATAAATCCAGAAGTCACTAATCTTCCAAATAATTTCAGGAGTTTACCTCAAGTTGTAAATTTTAATAATGCATTATTTAAGCATATTGCTCAATATTTTAAAGTAGAAGATTATGAATCACTTTATGAAAAATCACCACAGGAAATAATAAAAAAAGACAAAGGTTATGTTAATCTTAAATTCTTCGATCTAAAAAACAAAGAAGAAGAGAATGAGGTTTTCCCTGAAGAAGTTTTAAAGATTATTAAAGAATGTGAAGCTCTTGGTTATAAAAAATCTGATATCTGCATACTAAATAGAAATCGAAAAGAAGGCGTAGTTATAGCAGATTATCTCAGTGAAAAAGGCATTTCTTTAATTTCTTCTGAAACCTTACTGGTAAAAAACTCTAAAGAGGTTCTATTTATAATTGATGTTCTTAAGCTAATAAAAAACCCTAAAGATGCACTTACCAAAGTTAACTTGCTCCACTATTTGATTGCTTCAGAAAAGATTCAAAAAGATGAAACGCAGTTTATTTTAGAAAGCCTTCAAAAAGATCACGAAGATTTTTACAGTTCATTAGAGCAATACAATATAAATTTTGATCATAATTTATTGACAAGTTTAGCTCTCTATGATGCCTTAGAGTATATTATTTCAAGCTTTAACCTTTTACAATCTTCAAACGCTTATTTACAATACTTTTTAGATTTCGCTTTCGATTACGGTAATCAAAATGTTGGAGGTATTCATGGATTTTTAGAGCATTGGTCTCAACACGAAGATAAATTAAGTATTGTTGTTCCTAAAGGAGAAGATGCAGTACAATTGCTTACTATACATAGAGCTAAAGGACTTGAGTTTCCAGTTGTTATATATCCATACGCTTCAGAAAATATTCTTGATACTAAAATGGATGATATCTGGGTTAATTTAAAAGATCCCTATAATGATATTCCAAAGGCTTACATTTCTGCTAGCTCTAAGCTAGAAACGCTGGATGAAAGCATGGCAGTACCTTATGAGTATCTATTAAATGAAAAGCAGATGGATGGTGTTAACGTTCTATATGTTGCACTAACCAGAGCTAAAGAGCAACTTTATGTTTTAAGTAAAAAAGATATTAACTCAAAGGGAGTTGTAAATACAAAAACGGTTTCAGGTTTATTAATAGATTTTTTAATTAATGAAAACATTTGGGACAACACTCAGACAAGTTTTCATTTTGGAGAACCTCATTTTAAAGTATCTACAGAATCTTCATCTTCACAAGCAACACAAACTCAGTCTAAAGTAGAAACACTACCATTTAAGGAACGTTCAATAACACTATCTACCAATTCAGGAAGGTTATGGGGCACTACACAACAAGAAGCTATTGATGAAGGTATATTAATTCATGATATTATGGCAAATATAAATTCCGTTTCAGATTTGGAATCTGCCATAAACTTATTTGTAGACAAAGGTATTTTGCCAAATGATGATGTTTTGAGGGTAAGAAAAAAGGTAAAGACTATTATTATGCATCCAGAATTAAATACATACTTTAAGGAAGCAAACAAGAATTACAACGAAAGAGATCTGGTTTCAAGAGATGGTAAAATCTTAAGACCAGACAGAATTAATGTGGTAGAAAATAACACTGCAGTAATTATTGATTACAAAACCGGAGTGTTTAATGAGCAGAATGAGCGTCAAGTTAAAGAATACAAGAAAGCTCTTGAAGACATAGGTTATACTGTTACAAAAACTATTTTGGTTTACACTAATGAAAGCCTTACCATTAAGAATGTGTAA
- a CDS encoding PfkB family carbohydrate kinase, producing MGKLLIVGTVAFDAIETPFGKTDKILGGAATYIGLSASNFGIDSGVVSVVGEDFPQEHLDLLTEHNVNIDGIEIVKGGKTFFWSGKYHNDMNSRDTLVTELNVLADFDPVVPAAYQNADVVMLGNLHPFVQMRVIEQVKNPKLIVLDTMNFWMDSALEELKQVIAKVDVITINDEEARQLSGEYSLVKAAREIEKMGPKYVVIKKGEHGALLFHDDKMFFAPALPLEEVFDPTGAGDTFAGGFSGYLAKTEDYSFKNMKNAIIYGSNLASFCVEKFGTERMESLDKKEVEERLEQFKKLTQFKIELS from the coding sequence ATGGGCAAATTATTGATCGTAGGAACCGTAGCTTTTGATGCTATAGAAACACCTTTTGGAAAAACAGATAAAATATTAGGTGGCGCTGCTACTTATATAGGATTGTCTGCTTCAAATTTTGGAATTGATAGCGGTGTAGTTTCAGTAGTTGGGGAAGACTTTCCACAAGAACACTTAGACCTCTTAACAGAACACAATGTAAATATAGATGGTATTGAGATTGTAAAAGGTGGTAAAACATTTTTCTGGAGCGGTAAGTATCATAATGACATGAACTCTAGAGATACTTTGGTGACAGAATTAAATGTTCTTGCAGATTTTGATCCTGTTGTTCCAGCGGCTTATCAAAATGCAGATGTAGTCATGTTAGGAAATTTGCACCCATTTGTACAAATGCGAGTGATAGAACAAGTGAAAAATCCTAAGCTAATTGTATTAGATACAATGAATTTTTGGATGGACAGCGCCTTAGAAGAACTCAAGCAAGTTATTGCCAAAGTAGATGTAATTACTATAAACGATGAAGAAGCTAGACAATTGTCTGGAGAGTATTCTTTAGTAAAAGCAGCAAGAGAAATAGAAAAAATGGGACCTAAATATGTTGTTATTAAAAAAGGAGAGCACGGCGCATTACTTTTTCATGATGACAAAATGTTCTTTGCTCCTGCACTACCGTTAGAAGAAGTGTTTGACCCTACTGGAGCTGGAGATACATTTGCAGGAGGCTTTAGTGGATATTTAGCAAAAACTGAGGACTACAGCTTTAAGAATATGAAAAATGCCATAATTTACGGCTCTAACCTAGCGTCTTTCTGTGTGGAGAAATTTGGCACAGAGCGAATGGAAAGTCTAGACAAGAAAGAAGTTGAAGAACGCTTAGAGCAGTTTAAGAAATTAACACAATTCAAAATAGAATTATCATAA
- a CDS encoding ribonuclease H1 domain-containing protein: MATKSPKFYVVWKGKKPGIYKTWASCKASIDGYKGALYKSFPTFAAAQKAYNGNYEDFKGKSAKLRVLSEADKLKYGTPNFNSIAVDAASSGNPGKMEYRGVDTKTKKQLFHQGPFLQGTNNIGEFLALVHGLAFLKKHNSDRIIYTDSRIAMGWVRKKKCNTKLSLNAKNKNVFELVKRAEHWLKTNSYNTPVVKWETKAWGEIPADFGRK; the protein is encoded by the coding sequence ATGGCAACTAAGTCTCCCAAATTTTATGTTGTATGGAAAGGAAAAAAACCAGGTATTTATAAAACTTGGGCATCTTGCAAAGCTAGCATAGATGGCTATAAAGGTGCATTGTATAAATCTTTTCCAACCTTTGCAGCAGCACAAAAAGCCTATAATGGTAATTACGAAGATTTTAAAGGCAAAAGTGCAAAGCTTAGAGTCCTTTCTGAAGCAGACAAATTAAAATATGGAACTCCTAACTTTAACTCAATTGCTGTAGATGCTGCATCTAGTGGAAATCCTGGGAAAATGGAATATCGCGGCGTAGACACTAAAACTAAAAAACAACTTTTTCATCAAGGGCCGTTTTTACAAGGCACAAATAATATAGGAGAGTTCTTAGCGTTGGTTCATGGCTTGGCCTTTTTAAAAAAACACAACAGTGATAGGATAATATATACAGACTCCAGAATAGCTATGGGTTGGGTTCGTAAGAAGAAATGCAACACCAAACTATCATTAAATGCCAAAAATAAAAATGTGTTTGAGTTGGTAAAGCGTGCTGAGCATTGGTTAAAAACCAATTCTTATAATACACCTGTTGTAAAATGGGAAACAAAAGCTTGGGGAGAAATTCCCGCAGATTTTGGGAGAAAGTAA
- a CDS encoding superoxide dismutase has protein sequence MSFELPKLKYAHDALEPHIDEKTMTIHHGKHHQGYTNKLNAAIEGTDLEGKTIENILTNLEMSNTAVRNNGGGFFNHRLFWEVMSPDGGGKPTGELAEAIDAKFGSFEAFKDEFSSQAGGQFGSGWAWLCVQEGGKVEVCSTANQDNPLMPGIGCGGYPILGLDVWEHAYYLNYQNRRPDYVNAFFNVIDWTEVSKRYAENK, from the coding sequence ATGTCTTTCGAATTACCGAAACTAAAATACGCGCATGACGCACTAGAGCCACATATTGATGAAAAGACCATGACTATACACCATGGAAAGCATCACCAAGGTTATACAAATAAATTAAACGCAGCAATTGAGGGAACAGATCTTGAAGGCAAGACTATTGAAAATATCTTGACAAATTTAGAGATGAGCAATACAGCCGTTAGAAATAATGGTGGTGGTTTCTTTAATCACAGACTATTTTGGGAAGTGATGTCTCCAGATGGTGGCGGAAAGCCTACCGGAGAACTTGCTGAAGCCATTGATGCTAAGTTTGGTTCTTTTGAAGCTTTTAAAGACGAATTTTCAAGTCAAGCTGGAGGCCAGTTTGGTTCTGGTTGGGCTTGGCTTTGTGTACAAGAAGGTGGTAAAGTAGAAGTGTGTTCTACAGCTAATCAAGATAACCCACTTATGCCAGGAATTGGTTGTGGTGGTTACCCTATCTTAGGGTTAGATGTTTGGGAACATGCATATTACTTAAACTATCAAAACCGTCGTCCAGATTACGTAAATGCATTTTTTAATGTGATTGATTGGACAGAGGTTTCTAAGCGTTATGCAGAGAATAAATAA
- a CDS encoding amidophosphoribosyltransferase: MSDVLKHECGIALIRLLKPLEYYKEKYGTAFYGVNKMYLMMEKQHNRGQDGAGFASIKLDVKPGERYISRVRSNQAQPIQDIFAQINERVNQELTDNPEYANNVELQKQHIPYIGELLLGHVRYGTFGKNSIESVHPFLRQNNWMHRNLIMAGNFNMTNVFKLFDNLVKLGQHPKDKADTVTVMEKIGHFVDSEVRKLYKKLKKEGFSKIEASPEIAKRLNIEKILKKSSKDWDGGYAMVGLLGHGDSFVLRDPAGIRPAYYYKDDEIVVVASERPVIQTVFDVKFDDVKELAPGHAIITKKDGSVSIPEILKPLERKACSFERIYFSRGSDAEIYKERKELGALLYPEVLKAIDNDTTNSVFSFIPNTAEVSFYGLVEAAQEDLNKRKNETILNEKETLTDKRLEQILSHRLRTEKIAIKDAKLRTFITEDSSRDDLVAHVYDVTYGVVKPEDNLVIIDDSIVRGTTLKKSIIKMMDRLKPKRIVVVSSAPQIRFPDCYGIDMARIEDFVAFKAALELLKETNQYHVIDDVYKKCKSQEHLEDKDVKNFVKEVYAPFSYEAVSQKIAELLSDETVNAEVKVIYQPIDNLHKACPKNLGDWYFTGDYPTVGGNRVVNRAFINFVEGNKERAY, encoded by the coding sequence ATGAGTGATGTTTTAAAACACGAGTGTGGTATAGCCCTAATACGCTTGCTTAAACCTTTAGAATACTATAAGGAAAAATATGGCACAGCATTTTATGGTGTTAACAAAATGTACTTAATGATGGAGAAGCAGCATAACCGTGGCCAAGACGGTGCCGGTTTTGCTAGTATTAAGTTAGATGTTAAGCCTGGAGAGCGATATATTAGTAGAGTAAGAAGTAATCAAGCTCAACCTATACAAGATATCTTTGCTCAAATTAATGAACGCGTTAATCAAGAGCTTACAGACAATCCAGAATATGCAAATAATGTCGAGCTACAAAAGCAGCACATTCCTTATATAGGAGAATTACTTTTAGGCCATGTGCGTTATGGTACATTTGGTAAGAATAGTATAGAAAGTGTACACCCATTCTTAAGGCAAAATAACTGGATGCACCGCAACCTTATTATGGCTGGTAACTTTAACATGACAAATGTGTTTAAGTTATTTGATAATTTAGTGAAGTTAGGACAGCATCCTAAAGACAAAGCAGATACCGTTACGGTAATGGAGAAGATAGGCCATTTTGTAGATTCTGAAGTAAGGAAACTTTACAAAAAACTTAAAAAAGAAGGGTTTAGTAAGATTGAGGCTTCTCCAGAAATTGCTAAACGTTTAAATATTGAAAAAATCCTAAAAAAATCTTCTAAAGATTGGGATGGCGGTTATGCTATGGTTGGTCTTTTAGGACATGGTGATTCATTTGTATTAAGAGATCCTGCAGGTATACGACCAGCATATTATTATAAAGATGATGAAATTGTTGTAGTAGCATCAGAGCGACCAGTTATACAAACCGTTTTCGATGTAAAGTTTGATGATGTTAAAGAACTAGCGCCAGGACACGCAATTATCACCAAAAAAGATGGATCTGTAAGTATTCCTGAAATATTAAAGCCTTTAGAGCGTAAAGCCTGTTCGTTTGAACGTATTTACTTTTCAAGAGGAAGTGATGCAGAAATTTATAAAGAACGAAAAGAGCTAGGTGCACTACTTTATCCTGAAGTTTTAAAAGCAATTGATAACGATACCACAAATTCTGTATTTTCTTTTATACCAAACACAGCAGAAGTTTCTTTTTACGGTTTAGTTGAGGCTGCTCAAGAAGACCTTAATAAACGCAAAAACGAAACAATTTTAAATGAAAAGGAAACACTAACAGATAAACGTTTAGAGCAAATACTCTCGCACAGGCTTCGCACCGAGAAAATTGCAATAAAAGATGCTAAGTTAAGAACGTTTATTACCGAGGATAGCAGCAGAGATGATCTTGTTGCACACGTATATGATGTTACTTATGGTGTTGTAAAGCCAGAAGATAACCTAGTTATTATAGATGATAGTATTGTACGCGGAACCACACTTAAAAAGAGCATTATTAAGATGATGGACCGTCTTAAACCTAAACGTATAGTAGTTGTATCATCTGCACCACAAATACGTTTTCCAGACTGCTATGGTATAGATATGGCTCGTATTGAAGATTTTGTAGCTTTTAAAGCGGCATTAGAGCTATTAAAAGAAACCAACCAATATCATGTTATTGATGATGTTTATAAGAAATGTAAGTCTCAAGAACACCTAGAAGACAAGGACGTAAAGAACTTTGTTAAAGAAGTATATGCGCCGTTTAGCTATGAGGCTGTTTCTCAAAAAATAGCAGAACTTTTAAGTGATGAGACTGTAAATGCTGAAGTTAAAGTAATTTATCAACCTATAGATAATTTGCATAAAGCCTGCCCTAAGAATTTAGGAGATTGGTATTTTACAGGAGATTATCCTACTGTAGGCGGCAATAGAGTCGTAAACAGAGCATTTATAAATTTTGTTGAAGGTAATAAGGAGCGCGCCTACTAA
- the kbl gene encoding glycine C-acetyltransferase: MYGKIKEHLQNEIQEIKDNGLFKKERIITSPQGAEIKISTGETVINFCANNYLGLSSHPDVIQAAKDTMDTHGFGMSSVRFICGTQDIHKELEQKISDFFETEDTILYAAAFDANGGVFEPLLTKEDAIISDSLNHASIIDGVRLCKAARYRYANGDMQDLEKQLQDANANGARFKIIVTDGVFSMDGLVAPLDKICDLADKYDAMVMIDECHASGFIGETGIGTLEAKGVLGRIDIITGTLGKALGGAMGGFTTGKKEIIELLRQRSRPYLFSNSLAPAIVGASIKVFDMLKNDTTLRDKLEKNAAYFKKEMQDAGFDIVDGDSAIVPVMLYDAKLSQEMADRLLEEGIYVIGFFYPVVPKDKARIRVQLSAAHETHHIDKAVKAFIKVGKDLNVI, encoded by the coding sequence ATGTACGGAAAAATAAAAGAACATTTACAGAACGAAATTCAAGAAATAAAAGATAATGGGCTATTTAAAAAAGAGCGTATTATTACGTCACCACAAGGTGCAGAAATAAAAATATCAACAGGTGAAACAGTTATAAATTTTTGTGCCAACAATTATTTAGGGTTGTCCTCTCATCCAGATGTAATACAAGCTGCTAAAGACACTATGGATACTCATGGGTTTGGAATGTCCAGCGTAAGATTTATATGTGGTACTCAAGATATACACAAAGAGTTAGAGCAAAAGATTTCAGATTTTTTTGAAACTGAAGACACCATTCTTTATGCTGCAGCCTTTGATGCAAATGGTGGTGTTTTTGAACCACTTCTTACTAAAGAAGATGCTATTATTTCAGACTCTCTTAATCATGCATCTATAATCGACGGCGTAAGACTCTGTAAAGCAGCAAGGTATAGGTATGCAAACGGAGATATGCAAGACCTAGAAAAACAACTTCAGGATGCAAACGCAAATGGAGCTCGCTTTAAGATAATTGTAACAGATGGCGTATTCTCTATGGATGGTCTTGTAGCGCCTTTAGATAAAATTTGTGATTTAGCAGATAAGTATGATGCAATGGTTATGATTGATGAATGTCATGCATCTGGATTTATTGGTGAAACAGGAATAGGAACATTAGAAGCTAAAGGTGTTTTAGGACGCATAGATATTATTACAGGAACACTCGGTAAGGCTCTTGGTGGTGCTATGGGTGGTTTTACAACAGGTAAGAAAGAAATAATAGAGTTGTTAAGACAACGTTCTAGACCCTACTTATTTTCAAACTCTTTAGCTCCAGCAATTGTAGGAGCATCCATAAAAGTGTTTGATATGTTAAAAAATGACACTACGTTACGTGATAAGCTAGAAAAAAATGCTGCTTACTTTAAAAAGGAAATGCAAGATGCTGGTTTTGATATTGTTGACGGAGACTCTGCAATAGTACCAGTAATGCTATACGATGCTAAGCTTTCCCAAGAGATGGCAGACAGATTATTAGAAGAAGGAATCTATGTAATTGGGTTCTTTTACCCTGTTGTTCCTAAAGATAAAGCAAGAATAAGAGTACAACTATCTGCTGCTCACGAAACTCACCATATCGACAAAGCCGTTAAAGCATTTATAAAAGTTGGAAAGGATTTAAACGTTATTTAA